Part of the Jatrophihabitans sp. GAS493 genome, CTGACCCGTGAAGGTCTGCTGGAGCGGGTCTGGGGCTACCGGCATGCGGCCGACACCCGCCTGGTGAACGTCCACGTGCAGCGGCTGCGCTCCAAGATCGAGCGCGACCCGGAGCGGCCGGAGGTGGTACTCACGATTCGCGGTGTGGGGTACAAGGCCGGCCCGCCGTAGACCCCATCCGTGGAGACCGTCCGTTGTCGCCGAGCTCCTCGAAGCGTCTGGGAAAACCGAGCCCCAGCTGAGTGCGGAGAGCCGCCGGCAACAAACCCTGGTATGAACGTTCTGCTATGAGAGCTCTGGAATGAACGCGTTCGCCGAGAAAATCGCCGCGCTGCGTTCAGCCGACCATCCGAGGTTGCGCGCGATCGGGTCGAGGGTCTCCCAGTTCGCGAACCGGCTCCGGCAGACATGGAGTCGCTCACTGCAACTGAGGGTCGGGGTGACCACCGCGACGGTCACGTCAGTTGTCGTCATCCTGGTCGGCGTCTTCCTGGTCAACCAGATCAGCGCCGGAATTCTGCGGGCCAAACGCGACGCCGCGATCGCTCAGGCCAACACCGGCCTGCAGACTGCGCAGCGGGTGCTCTCCGGAGTCGGCGTCGGGGACGTCGCCGGGGTCAGTGCGGCCGTAGACCAGATCCAGGCCAACCTCACCGCCACCGGCCCCTCGGCGGGCCTGTTCACCATCGAGATCGAATCCACCAGTGCACCGCTGAGCACTGCGCAGTCCGAGACCGGCATCCCGATCGAGCTGCGGCGACTGGTTCAGGGCGGAAATCTGGCCGTGCAGTACTCGCCGATCTCGCAGGCCGGACACCGCGACCCGGTGCCCGGTCTCATCGTCGGTGAGCCCATCTCGGCCGCCGGTGGCGTCTTCGAGCTGTATTACCTCTTCGCCCTCACCGCCGAGCAGAGCACCATCTCGCTGGTCCAGCGCACAGTTCTCATCTCCGGCATCGTGCTGGTCATCTTCATCTCCGGCATCGCCTACCTCGTCACCCGGCAGGTGGTCCGCCCGGTTCAGGTCGCGGCGGCGACGGCCGCCCGATTGGCCGCCGGTGACCTGTCGCAGCGAATACCGGTTCACGGCACCGATGACATCGCCCTGCTCGGTCAGTCCTTCAACGACATGGCCGGGAGCCTGCAGGGCCAGATTCGCCGCCTTGAAGACCTCTCCCGCCTGCAGCAGCGCTTCACCAGCGATGTCTCGCACGAGCTGCGGACCCCGCTGACCACGATCCGGATGGCCACCGAGCTGCTTTACTCCGAACGCGCGGAGTTCGCTCCGGTGCTGGCCCGTTCGGTCGAGCTGCTGCTCACCGAACTGGACCGTTTCGAGGCGCTGCTGGCCGATCTGCTGGAAATCTCCCGCTATGACGCCGGTGTCGCGCGGCTGGATTCGGAGAAGACGGATCTGCGTGGGGTGCTGGCCAACGCGGTGGCGGCCAGCAACACGCTGGCCCAGCGGCACGGCATCGAGCTCGTCGTCGACGGGCCGGCCACTCCGGTACTGGTCGAGATGGACGCGCGGCGGGTCGAGCGGATTCTGCGCAATCTCATCGGCAACGCCCTCGACCATGCCGACGGGCGTCCCGTGGTCGCCACCGTGGCCGCCGACGAGCACTCGGCCGCCGTCGCCGTGCGCGACCACGGTGTGGGGCTCCGTCCGGGTGAGGCCGGTCTGGTCTTCAACCGATTCTGGCGTGGTGACCCCTCCCGCAGCCGTCTCACCGGCGGCACCGGGCTGGGCCTGGCGATCAGCCTCGAGGACGCCCGCCTGCATGGCGGATGGCTGCAGGCCTGGGGCGAGCGGGGTCTCGGTGCCCAGTTCCGGCTCACCCTGCCGCTGAACCTGGGGGACACGCTGGTCTCGTCCCCGCTACCGCTTGAGCCCGAGGCACTGATCGAGTTCGACGTGAGGCAGGACGGATGAACCCCCGAAACCGAATCAGCCGCACCGTCATTCGCCGGCCCCGTCGCAGCCTGACCGGGCTTGCCCTGCTCGCGCTCGTTTCGCTGCTCTGCGCCGCCTGTACCGGCGTTCCGACGCAGTCCAGTCCGCAGATCGTCCGCGGCCTGGGAGACGTGACGTCGGTGTCCGCGCCGTCCATCGCACCGATCCCCAACGCCGATCCACGCACGATCGTGCAGGGATTCCTGCAGGCCAACGTCAGCGATGTCGATGACCACCATGCGGCCGCGCGGGCTTTCCTGACCGTCGACGCCCGGGGCAAGTGGAACGACAACACCACCACCGTGGTCGACAGCTACACCGTCGGAGTCAGCGACCCGTCCAACAATGTGGCCGTTACCGGTCAGCAGGTCGGGTCGATCGACGCCCGCGGCATCTATACCGCCGATCTCAGCGGCGACGGATCCGTCGGCGACAGTGTGGAGTTCACCTTCGTGATGCGCCAGGAGAACGGTCAGTGGCGCATTCAGCAGCCGCCGAACGGCCTCATCGTGCAGCGGTCGGACTTCGAGACCCGGTACTCCGTGCAGACGCTGTACTTCTTCGACCTCGCCCAGCAGCGACTGGTGCCGGACCTGCGCTACACCTCGCTCGGCGACCCGCAGGCGATCGCCTCCTGGCGCTTGACCCAGCTGATCACCGGACCCCGCCCCGAACTGGTGAACGCCGTGCAGCAGTTGCCGGTACAGAGCAACGCCAGTCGGGCTTCGGTGACGCTCGGGGACCCGATCGTCATCGAATTGCCGGGCAGCAGCCTGCTCGAACCGGAGACGCTGACCCGGCTGGCCGCACAACTCGCCGTCAACTTCGACCCGGACGCCACCTTCGTCACGCTGCGGATAACCGACGGCGGAAAGCCGGTGACCATCCCCGGTGTCGGGCAGACGTTCAGTCGTAACCAGTTCGCCGTCGCCCAGCCCCCGACGACCTCCACTCCGCCGCTGTACTACCTCAACGACAAGTCTGTGCTGGTCGACCAGAACGGGTCGCCGTTACCCGGCGCGCTGTCGTCGGGGCACTATCCGTTGACCAGCGTCGCTGTAGCCGGCGCGACACCGTCGACCTACAAGCTGGCCGGCACGGTCGGGACGGCGCTGCGGTCGCGTCTGCTGGTCGGGTCCATCTCGACCTCCTTGCAGGACGCCGGGGTCGCCGCCGGGCCGTTGAGCGCGCCGACGTGGGCTCCTAACGCGAATGAGGTCTGGGTCGGGCGCGGACTCTCCCTGCTGCGGATCTCCGTCGGACACCCTCCGGTCGCGGTCTCCCTGGGCAGCCGGGGACCGACCAGCGGGAGCATCCGGTCGGTCAAGTTCAGCCCGGAGGGGTCGCGCCTTTCGCTGGTCATCGCTGCCGCCGATGGGACGGCGCAGCTCTGGATCGCGACGCTGGTCAGGGCCGGAGATTCGGTCCGGGTCGACACCCTGACTCCGATCACGCCGCCGCAGTTGGCGCTGCGGGACGCGGCCTGGAGTGGCGAGTCGGCGCTGTTCACCATCGGCTCGAACCTGCTCACCGGCAGCTACGGCATCTGGTCGGTCCGCAGTGACGGCTCCGCACTCGACGAGCGCTCCCACGTCGGGCTGCCCAAGGCCCCGGACTCGATCACCGCGGCCAGCCGGGTGGTGGCCTGGGTCAGTGCCGGCGGCGCGGTCTTCCAGCAGTCCCGATCGAACACCTGGTCCGGCCCGGCCGACTCCACGGCGCGGGGGATAAGCCCGACCTACGTTCAGTGGTGAGCCCGGCTCGGGTCCGACCGCTTCGGCTGGGCTCGGCGGTGCTCCACAGGGCGGCCGGATCTGCACAGCCGGTGGCCGCGAGCACCACGGGCTGACGTCCGGGCCCGACGATGGACGGATGCCGCTCGTCTCCCCGTTCCTGCTCTCGTCGTTGGCCGACCTGATCTTTCCGAACCACTGTCTCGGGTGTGCCCATCCGGGCCCGGTGCTGTGTCTGAGCTGCCGCCCCCAGGGCGGACTGCTCCAGGTGGCGACACCCGGGGTGCGGTGCATTGCCGCTGCGCCCTACGAGGGTCCGCTGCGCCGCGCACTGCTGCATTACAAGGAACGCGGCCGCCACGATGCGGCGCCGGTGTTGGGCGAGCTGCTGGCCCGGTCCGTCCAGGCCACGGCCGGCGGTACTCCAGGTGGGCTCGACCGGGTGCTGCTCGTCCCCGTCCCCTCCGCGCGGGGCGCCCGGCGGCGGCGGGGTGGTGATCATATGGCGCGGTTGGCTGAGATCGCGGCCGAGCGTCTGGCGGCAGCCGGGGCCGGTCTCCGGCCGGTACCGGTCCTCGACCTGCTGAGTCTGAGTAGGCCGGTCAGGGACGCCGCGGGGCTGAGCCGCGACGAGCGAGCTGAAAATCTGGCCGGGGCGATGACGGTCGACTCCCGCGCCAGCCTGGAGGCCGGCGGGTTCGGCGACGCTGACCGGGTCATCCTCGTTGATGACATCGTGACCACCGGCGCCACGGTCACGGAGGCCGTCCGGGCACTGCGGGGCGGCGGCTGGCCGGTGCTGGCGGCGGCCACGGTCGCCGCGACCCGCCGCAAAGCGGGCATAGACCGCGAAATTCCGGCCCGGAGCGAGTCACGGAATGCCACCCATGTAAGCCGTGAGCAAACGCCATGACTTCAGAAATAGAAACACGATATGACTAGCAGTGACCAGCTTTCAGGTCTAGCGTCAGTGGAACCCTGACCGAGTCGGCGATTCAGCGCCAACGCACGGCTGATCGCCGCATTATGTGGTGGAGGCCGTATGCACACAACCCTGAGCGGGATCGAAGTTGTCGTCCGAGGACGAAACGTCGAGGTGCCCGATCACTTTCGAGTTCATGTCTCCGAGAAGCTGGCCCGCCTGGAGCGCTACGACGGCAAGATAAGCCGTGCCGATGTCGAGCTGAACCACGAACCCAACCGCAGACAACATGACAACTGCCAACACATCGAAATAACCTGCCGCACCCGCGGCCCCGTCGTACGCGCCGAAGCGTGCGCCGATGACTTTTACAAGGCTCTCGAACTGGCAACCGAGAAGCTGGAGCGCCGTTTTCGCCACGCCGCTGATCGCCGCCGGGTCCACCACGGACGACGCACCCCTGTGTCAGTCGCAATCGCCACCGCCGCCGCCGATGCGTTGGCGGCCTCAGAGGCGAGCAGTGCCACCGAAGACGAGGAGCCCTATGACGGGCCGGGGAAGGTCGTTCGGGAGAAGGAGCACCCGGCCAAGCCGATGACCGTCGACCAGGCACTATTCGAGATGGAACTCGTCGGACACGATTTCTTCCTCTTCTCCGACGCCGACTGCGGTCTGCCGAGCGTCGTCTACCGGCGCCACGCCTACGACTACGGCGTGCTCCGCCTCACCGGCTGATCGGCTGAGCAGACTCTTCTCCCGTTCCCATTCATTTCAACGAATACTCCGGCTAGCCTTCAATGGAACCTTGAGCAATCGACGCGCTGCCGGTGTTGGAAGTCCCCCGCAAGATCGTCTGATGCGCTCGCGTTGGTCAACTCGGATCCGTCGTCCGAGTTGACCAACGCGAACCGAACCCGGCTACCACCAATCTCATCCTGATCGGCCCCGATGGGCCTCGATCTCTGGTGCGCCCGAACCCCGACCGGTGTCCGCTACCGGTGAAATCGGCGAGAAATTAACTTCGGCTGAGCGCCGCCCGCTGCGCCGGTGAACTTCGACCCGTACGATGGCGGCGTGGTTCTAGCCAAATTGTTGCGCGCCGGAGAAGGCAAGATGGTCCGGCGCCTTTCGTCCATTGCCGATGACATCGATACGCGTGAAGAAGACTATGTCGACTTCACCGATGCTGAGCTGCGTCAGGAGACTGACAAGTTCAGAGCGCGTATCGCCGACGGTGAAACCCTCGACGACTTGCTCCCGGAGGCCTTCGCGGTCGTCCGGGAAGGGTCGCGCCGCACCCTTGGGCAGTTCCATTACAAGGTGCAGCTCATGGGTGGCGCCGCGCTTCACCTCGGCAACATCGCTGAGATGAAGACCGGTGAGGGCAAGACGCTCGTCTCGACCCTCCCGGCGTACCTGAACGCACTCTCCGGTGACGGCGTGCACGTCGTCACCGTCAATGACTATCTGGCCAGTCGTGACGCCGACTGGATGGGTCGGGTGCACCGGTTCCTCGGCCTGACCGTGGGCAAGATCCTCTCCGACATTCCGCCGGAGCAGCGACGCGCGGCCTATGCCTGCGATATCACCTACGGCACGAACAACGAGTTCGGCTTCGACTACCTGCGCGACAACATGGCCTGGTCGTTGGACGATCTGGTGCAGCGCGGCCACAACTTCGCCGTGGTTGACGAGGTCGACTCGATCCTGATCGACGAGGCCCGTACCCCGCTCATCATCTCCGGCCCGGCCGAGGAGAACCAGCGCTGGTACCTGGAGTTCTCCCGCCTGGCGCCGCGGCTGCGCAAGGACGAGCACTACGACGTCGAAGAGGGGAAGCGGACGGTCGCCATCACCGAAGAGGGCGTCTCCTTCGTCGAGGACCAACTCGGCATCGACAACCTCTACGAAGCGGCAAACACCCCGCTCGTTGGCTACCTGAACAACGCGCTCAAGGCCAAGGAGCTCTACAAGCGCGACCGTGACTACATCATCAACGACGGTGAGGTGCTCATCGTCGACGAGTTCACCGGCCGCGTGCTGCACGGCCGTCGCTACAACGAGGGTATGCACCAGGCGATCGAGGCCAAGGAAGGCGTGGCGATCCAGCACGAGAACCAGACGCTGGCCACCATCACGCTGCAGAACTACTTCCGTCTCTACAAGCGGCTCTCCGGCATGACTGGTACCGCCCAGACCGAAGCGGCTGAGCTGCACCAGATCTACAAGATCGGCGTCGTCCCGATTCCGACGAACCGGCCGATGGTGCGGGCCGACCGTACCGACCTCATCTACAAGAGTGAAGAGGCGAAGTTCTCGGCCGTCATCGACGACATCGCTGAGCGGCACGAGGAGGGGCAGCCGATCCTGGTCGGCACGGCCAGCGTCGCGAAGTCCGAGCGCATCTCGGCCCTGCTGCTGCGCAAGGGCATTCCGCACGAGGTGCTGAACGCCAAGCAGCACGCCCGTGAGGCCGCCATCATCGCCAACGCCGGCCGGCGCAGTGCGGTCACCGTGGCCACGAACATGGCCGGTCGAGGCACTGACATCATGCTCGGTGGCAATGCCGAGTTTTCGGCCGACGCGGCCCTTCGCGAAGCGGGGCTCTCACCGGACGAGACGCCGGAGGAGTACGAAGCCGGTTGGGCTGACTCGCTGGCGGCGGCGAAGGCCGACATCGAGAAGGAGCACGACGAGGTCGTCGATCTCGGCGGGTTGTACGTGCTCGGCACCGAGCGTCACGAGTCGCGGCGTATCGACAACCAGCTGCGGGGTCGGGCCGGCCGTCAGGGTGACCCGGGCGAGTCGCGCTTCTACCTCTCGCTGGGCGATGACCTGATGGTTCGCTTCAGCGGTATGGCGGCGGCCATGTCACTCGGACG contains:
- the mtrB gene encoding MtrAB system histidine kinase MtrB, giving the protein MNAFAEKIAALRSADHPRLRAIGSRVSQFANRLRQTWSRSLQLRVGVTTATVTSVVVILVGVFLVNQISAGILRAKRDAAIAQANTGLQTAQRVLSGVGVGDVAGVSAAVDQIQANLTATGPSAGLFTIEIESTSAPLSTAQSETGIPIELRRLVQGGNLAVQYSPISQAGHRDPVPGLIVGEPISAAGGVFELYYLFALTAEQSTISLVQRTVLISGIVLVIFISGIAYLVTRQVVRPVQVAAATAARLAAGDLSQRIPVHGTDDIALLGQSFNDMAGSLQGQIRRLEDLSRLQQRFTSDVSHELRTPLTTIRMATELLYSERAEFAPVLARSVELLLTELDRFEALLADLLEISRYDAGVARLDSEKTDLRGVLANAVAASNTLAQRHGIELVVDGPATPVLVEMDARRVERILRNLIGNALDHADGRPVVATVAADEHSAAVAVRDHGVGLRPGEAGLVFNRFWRGDPSRSRLTGGTGLGLAISLEDARLHGGWLQAWGERGLGAQFRLTLPLNLGDTLVSSPLPLEPEALIEFDVRQDG
- a CDS encoding ComF family protein codes for the protein MPLVSPFLLSSLADLIFPNHCLGCAHPGPVLCLSCRPQGGLLQVATPGVRCIAAAPYEGPLRRALLHYKERGRHDAAPVLGELLARSVQATAGGTPGGLDRVLLVPVPSARGARRRRGGDHMARLAEIAAERLAAAGAGLRPVPVLDLLSLSRPVRDAAGLSRDERAENLAGAMTVDSRASLEAGGFGDADRVILVDDIVTTGATVTEAVRALRGGGWPVLAAATVAATRRKAGIDREIPARSESRNATHVSREQTP
- the secA gene encoding preprotein translocase subunit SecA, which gives rise to MVLAKLLRAGEGKMVRRLSSIADDIDTREEDYVDFTDAELRQETDKFRARIADGETLDDLLPEAFAVVREGSRRTLGQFHYKVQLMGGAALHLGNIAEMKTGEGKTLVSTLPAYLNALSGDGVHVVTVNDYLASRDADWMGRVHRFLGLTVGKILSDIPPEQRRAAYACDITYGTNNEFGFDYLRDNMAWSLDDLVQRGHNFAVVDEVDSILIDEARTPLIISGPAEENQRWYLEFSRLAPRLRKDEHYDVEEGKRTVAITEEGVSFVEDQLGIDNLYEAANTPLVGYLNNALKAKELYKRDRDYIINDGEVLIVDEFTGRVLHGRRYNEGMHQAIEAKEGVAIQHENQTLATITLQNYFRLYKRLSGMTGTAQTEAAELHQIYKIGVVPIPTNRPMVRADRTDLIYKSEEAKFSAVIDDIAERHEEGQPILVGTASVAKSERISALLLRKGIPHEVLNAKQHAREAAIIANAGRRSAVTVATNMAGRGTDIMLGGNAEFSADAALREAGLSPDETPEEYEAGWADSLAAAKADIEKEHDEVVDLGGLYVLGTERHESRRIDNQLRGRAGRQGDPGESRFYLSLGDDLMVRFSGMAAAMSLGRLPEDTPIESKVVSRAIQSAQTQVEQQNFEIRKNVLKYDEVMNKQRAVIYGERKTVLDGADLSDQISGMIEDVVTAYIQSGTAGYAEEWDLEQLWTALKTLYPVSLSIDEAIETAGGDRSDLTREFLIEELVADAQAAYNAREEDLGSDVTRELERRVLLSVLDRKWREHLYEMDYLQEGIGMRALAQRDPLVEYKREGFDMFSAMMDGIKEESVGFLFNLEVEVEDPDAAPAAPAAPSQLAAGADEATDDDGPQIDFAALAAAQDQHDSAPAFNAKGLERSKSSAPLVYTAPTLGSDAPEVRIGDAGDGAAKPAPRSAAARSNPNRGSRGNKSTSARKRKR
- the hpf gene encoding ribosome hibernation-promoting factor, HPF/YfiA family is translated as MEVVVRGRNVEVPDHFRVHVSEKLARLERYDGKISRADVELNHEPNRRQHDNCQHIEITCRTRGPVVRAEACADDFYKALELATEKLERRFRHAADRRRVHHGRRTPVSVAIATAAADALAASEASSATEDEEPYDGPGKVVREKEHPAKPMTVDQALFEMELVGHDFFLFSDADCGLPSVVYRRHAYDYGVLRLTG